GCGAAAATGCCGCAACAGCGCACAAAATTCCGGCAAACATCACCGAACTTTCTGAAATAGTCTCTCCGATAACAGACGACTTCGGAAACAGCCTAATTTACATAGCAGATGATACATTATCATCAGACAGCATCTGCAATGCAGACAAAACTAATCTGCAAGTCAAAATATGCAGCGACCACCCATGCACATCATCCGAAATAATTGACAACGTGGCTTTCTTCGTAGCCAGTAACTCGCTAAACGGCTTAAAACAGATTGATGATTCAGCCAATATTATAAATTTATACAATGACTCCGTTACAGTAAACGGAAAAAGATATGACGACATTACAGGCTGGCTTACACTTGATTCTCTAAAAGGATTTGCAGCATGTGACAGCAGAAACTTAAGCATAATAGAAGACAAGCTTCCGCAGGTTCATACTATGTCAGATTATAATTACACCCTGCACCCAAAAGGTGGAAAGTCGCCGTATTTGTGGTGTGCCGAATCAACAGACGAAAGCATCCGTAAAAACTTTACCTTTGCAGGAGCAGACATCTATGATGCCGGAGAATGTGCCGGTAAACCCTACTCTGAAACCAGCATTCCGGAAATACGATCGTCCTACAACACAGACGAATATAGCGAAAGTATCTTCCCTGCCGGAACGAAACTGCAAGTCTACCTGAAAGACAACAGCGGAACAAAAACGGATAAGCTTTATGTACTCAGGATAGCAGAGGATTACCGTAAGCAGGAATATCTGCCCGGCGGTATGGAAGTTGTTCAGGGGGGAGAAATCAACGGGTTCGAAAGCTTTATGGATGAGCCGGACAAAAACGGAAACGGCAGCGATGACGATAAAACTGATTATTATATTGACCACGTTGAAAACGAGCTTAAACTTCTGCAAAACCACGACACAAACGCAGTAACAGCCTTTTACGGGTGCGGTTCAGATGATCATCCTGCTGTTGCATGTCCGAAGTTCGGCAACAACGGTCTTCTCAGTACATATTTCACTGTGGAATACAGCAAAAAGACTAATTCATGGCGCATTCCTATGGGGTTCACATTCGCAGTTATCCGCAGCAGATACGAACGTGAAAACGGCACATCATTCACCACCGAACGCGCAGCAGGGCAAACCCGAAGCGGACTGGGATACGGAGGAAGATGCCAAAGCTATGCAGACGGGATCCCTGGGGGAAACAGCTTTGCAGTGGAGTTTGACCTATATATGGACCGCTGTGAAAACGACATAAACAACAACCATATAGCCATAGACTCTTACGCTAAAATAAAAGACGACAACGGCAAATATTCCAGCTACGGAAATGTCGTTCATAAAACTTCTCACTCAGAAACACTGGACATATTTAATCAAGCATGTGTTAACTCAGGCTTAAGAGGTGCAGGGTGCTTTTATGACAAAAGCAAAGATGCAATACCGAATAATTACGGCACTAATGACGCAAACCTCTTCGGTGTGCGCATTGAAGCTGTTTCAGGGTGTAATGAGGACGGAACAGAGTGTAACCAAAAAACCGGTACAGAAAATCATATTTGTGTCTATATGTGGAAAGAGATGGTCGCCGATATGCGCCTTACCCCATCGCTGGAGGCAAGCATGACAGACGTAAGCAAATATTACGCCTATGATAAAGCAGTAAACGGTATTGAATACCCGATGGGAGAACCTGTCGTAATGGATTGTATAGAAGATGATACAACCAGCAGAAACACTCTTGATTACATCAGGTTCGGCTTCACAACCGGAACACTGCAAAAAGGGAATAACGACTTCTTCTTTAAATTCTCCGACTTCAAGGCAGTAATCAGCGAATATAATTAATCTTCAGCCGGCATTTCCTCTTCAGCAACATCATCAGCAGGCTCTTCAGGAGCTGCTTCTGCCACAGGTTTTCTTGTAACTTTACGGGCTTTGACTAAGAATGCGCTGTGGTTATATGTCCACATCTCCGGTCTGACAGAACGCCCGTCTATCTTCCATGGACGCTTGGTAAACTCAAATGTCTCTATCTCTTCAAATATACCGGAAGATTTAAGGTTTTCAACAAAAGTAACAGCCTGAAGTATCGTCGGCAGATAGCCAACTATTATCCCGCCGTTGCGGAGACCGGTCTCGCAGTGTGTCACAACATGCCATGGCTCCGGCAGGTCGAGTATTATACGGTCAAACTCACCGTCTATACCTTCGTAGACACTTCTGACCTCTATCTTATGGTTTTCAGCTTCTCCATAGAACTCCTGAATGAAGTCCGCAGCCTGTACCGCAAAGTCCTCTCTTATCTCATAGCTTATCAGCTCGCCTTTTCCGCCCATGGTGTTAAGTATCGCCATAGACATTGCACCCTGCCCCACACCGGACTCGAGCACACGCTGCCCTCCGCGGATATCACCCCACATAAGGATAGCGGCACTGTCTTTAGGATATATAATCTGTGCTTTGCGCTTGATGTTCATTACATAATCAGAATATGTTGGATAAAAAAACCTGTATCCAGGTCCTTTGGACGCATTAATGAAACATCCGTCCCCGCCCTCAACAATTGCACTGTGGTCAACATAACCGTACATGGCGGTAAACCTGCCCCCCTCTTTAAGCCTCAGAAGATGCCTCTTACCTTTCAATTCATCTACAGCAATACACAGCGAGCCGTATTCAAGTTTACTCATTTCATTTTCTCCAGCATTTTGCAGAATGAACAGGTTTCGAGAAAACTCTCCATACCACAGACTGCGCAATTGTACATTTCTGTTTTTTCTTCACTGTCCGCACGGAACCTGTCGGCAACTGTGCGGAAAAACTCATTATAAAAATAATGTTTTGTCCCCGGCATATCTGATTCCAGACTGTTAAGGACACCTTTATAAAGCATAGATGTCGCACCCACACTTTTAGGGCACTCATCTGTTATATAGTCTATTCCGTTCATAAAGGCAAAGGCGCCTACTTCCAGCTCTGTGAGCCTTATCAGCGGTTTCACCTTCCTTTTGATATAGTCCCCTTCCTCCGGAAGATTAGGATCCATCTTGCTCAGGTATGCGGGGTCCCACTTAAGTACATTACCCAGAAGTCTGGCAGACTCATCGTCAAGGTTATGCCCTGTGGCAACAACATCAAAATTATTCTCGTATGCCACTTTATTGAAATAATACCGCTTTGCAATACCGCATATAGAACAGGCATGACGCTTTACACTTTTCTCAAGCAGCGGTATAGGGTGCCCCAGCTCTGTCAGGTTGACAATAACAGCTTTCAGCCCGAACTTCTCTGTAAATGCTTCAACTTTTCTAAGAGATTTCTCAGAATATTCGCCAATGCCGAGATTTATATACATTCCGGTTGTTTCATAGCCCATCTTGTGGAGCAGATACCAGAGGACGAGACTATCCTTACCGCCGGAGATACAGACCATTATTTTATCAGAGAAATCAAACATCTTATATTCTTTGATGCCTTTCTCTACCTGCTTTATAAAAAACTCGTTGAAATGTTCCTTACAAAATGATGCATTATGTCTCCGGAGAGTAATCAGAGCCTTTTCACTGCATTTTCTGCACTTCATCCGCCGCTCACCACTGAAATGATGCGGATTTCGTCACCGTCATCTATTGTTATATCGGGAGTAAGGAGTTCATCCCCTTTCGCAACCAGAACCGCATTTTCGTTCAGTCCCAGTTCCTTAAGTATGTCTTTAACGCGTCTGCGCTTGCACTCTTTCACCTTTCCGTCAGGCATGTTGACAATAATCATTTTTATATACGCTCTTTCCCCATGAACATTTGTTTCGTGATAATTACTAGATGAATAAGGTGAGTTTGTCAATTTATTTAGAAATATCAGATATTCTTATGAGTGCCATCAGAAAACTTATCAGCATAGTAAAACTATATCCTTCACTATCAATCAAAATGAGTTAAACAGTTCATTCTTACCAGCAAATCGAAATCTAACCATTCGAAAGGTAAATACCTGATAAATTAATATAAAAAAACACTAAGATCCTTTCTTTATAGGGATATAAAATACCACATATTAACTTTATCCTTTATCAGCATTTTTCTCGCTTTTTTCTTCTTTTCTAATTTTTTACTTAACAAAAATCTTATAAAGTTATGCATCATGCCAGCATCAGCCTTATAAAACAACAATTGACATTTATCACTTTATATCTTATAAGAAAAAAGTTGGAGGTGGATTATGTGCCGAATAGGAGCTATCAAATCTAAAAATTACATTCACCCGTCCAAGGCCCTGACTCTCATGAGATCCATGCAGAAAGGACATGACAACTCCGGATTTGCAATGGTGATGCAGGACCTTGGAGGAAGATTTGCGAACTACAAAGAGCTGCCGATACTTTCAATGGCATGCACTGACCAGGGGACAAAAATCGCAGAAGACATCCTGCACGATGCCGGTTTCTCCCGTATCATGCAATGGAACCCGGACATTAACCCAGAGGAAGACCTCGATATTGAGCCGATGCCTGTGTATATCTTTCAGGTTTTACATTACCCTAAAAGCTATAAATACGCGCCGGCTGAAGAGAAA
This window of the Denitrovibrio acetiphilus DSM 12809 genome carries:
- a CDS encoding type II secretion system protein, with product MKSGFTIIELAIVLLITGVLTAGGIRMINAGLNVSRFTATKNQVEAVIKEISENAATAHKIPANITELSEIVSPITDDFGNSLIYIADDTLSSDSICNADKTNLQVKICSDHPCTSSEIIDNVAFFVASNSLNGLKQIDDSANIINLYNDSVTVNGKRYDDITGWLTLDSLKGFAACDSRNLSIIEDKLPQVHTMSDYNYTLHPKGGKSPYLWCAESTDESIRKNFTFAGADIYDAGECAGKPYSETSIPEIRSSYNTDEYSESIFPAGTKLQVYLKDNSGTKTDKLYVLRIAEDYRKQEYLPGGMEVVQGGEINGFESFMDEPDKNGNGSDDDKTDYYIDHVENELKLLQNHDTNAVTAFYGCGSDDHPAVACPKFGNNGLLSTYFTVEYSKKTNSWRIPMGFTFAVIRSRYERENGTSFTTERAAGQTRSGLGYGGRCQSYADGIPGGNSFAVEFDLYMDRCENDINNNHIAIDSYAKIKDDNGKYSSYGNVVHKTSHSETLDIFNQACVNSGLRGAGCFYDKSKDAIPNNYGTNDANLFGVRIEAVSGCNEDGTECNQKTGTENHICVYMWKEMVADMRLTPSLEASMTDVSKYYAYDKAVNGIEYPMGEPVVMDCIEDDTTSRNTLDYIRFGFTTGTLQKGNNDFFFKFSDFKAVISEYN
- a CDS encoding tRNA (adenine-N1)-methyltransferase, with the protein product MSKLEYGSLCIAVDELKGKRHLLRLKEGGRFTAMYGYVDHSAIVEGGDGCFINASKGPGYRFFYPTYSDYVMNIKRKAQIIYPKDSAAILMWGDIRGGQRVLESGVGQGAMSMAILNTMGGKGELISYEIREDFAVQAADFIQEFYGEAENHKIEVRSVYEGIDGEFDRIILDLPEPWHVVTHCETGLRNGGIIVGYLPTILQAVTFVENLKSSGIFEEIETFEFTKRPWKIDGRSVRPEMWTYNHSAFLVKARKVTRKPVAEAAPEEPADDVAEEEMPAED
- a CDS encoding ATP-binding protein, with the translated sequence MKCRKCSEKALITLRRHNASFCKEHFNEFFIKQVEKGIKEYKMFDFSDKIMVCISGGKDSLVLWYLLHKMGYETTGMYINLGIGEYSEKSLRKVEAFTEKFGLKAVIVNLTELGHPIPLLEKSVKRHACSICGIAKRYYFNKVAYENNFDVVATGHNLDDESARLLGNVLKWDPAYLSKMDPNLPEEGDYIKRKVKPLIRLTELEVGAFAFMNGIDYITDECPKSVGATSMLYKGVLNSLESDMPGTKHYFYNEFFRTVADRFRADSEEKTEMYNCAVCGMESFLETCSFCKMLEKMK
- a CDS encoding MoaD/ThiS family protein, with the translated sequence MIIVNMPDGKVKECKRRRVKDILKELGLNENAVLVAKGDELLTPDITIDDGDEIRIISVVSGG